The sequence below is a genomic window from Hyperolius riggenbachi isolate aHypRig1 chromosome 7, aHypRig1.pri, whole genome shotgun sequence.
GCAaagcaatttgcaagagaatccaTGTTGGATCTACTCCATGCTTGAAGGTTTCAGTTTACTTCACTATATCTCATGGAAAATATTGTCCTTTTGCATATTCTGCTCAGATTGATAAGCATGCTGCAGGGTAATGCTACATTGCTGAGATTTCCATTgccatctgtgctgtggctgtgaTCCTCCTCGCTGGCCGCTGTTTTGTCAAGTCCGATGCTTGATCCTGGTTTACAGAGACCACACAACTGACATGGAAGTGCTAAAAACTCTAAACATCATCAGAATTACTGTGTTTGTCATGACCTGGTTTACGGGGATCATTCTGAATTCCTCAatagttgctgtatattttagagATTGGAAAAATAGCCGGTATTTTAGTGTCTGTGATAAGATCTTCCTCTCTAAAGCCCTCCTCAACATTGTCCAGCAATGCTTGATCTCCATAAATGGCATTGTAATCTATGTTGCATTGTACTTACTATTTGCTAAGAAAATGTACGTTCTCGTCTTCATCTGCAATTTCTCTCTGGTTTATGGCAATTTTTGGTACTCCGCTTGGCTTTCCATCTACTACTTCTTGAAATTGGTCAAACACTCCCATCGTTTCTTCCTTCAGCTGAAGAAGACCTTGTCCTCCTCTACTGTGCTAATTCTCATTTTGACAATGTTGGGAATGGTTTTTATAAATCTACCATCTATCTGGGCAATAGACCAAGTGTTTCCTCAGAATGAGACAATCATCCAATCAGGTGATAATTACCAAATCAAGATTAACGACCTGTTTGGTGTCCTTAACTTGGTGTGTGGTGGTTGTTTCCCT
It includes:
- the LOC137526213 gene encoding taste receptor type 2 member 140-like, producing MEVLKTLNIIRITVFVMTWFTGIILNSSIVAVYFRDWKNSRYFSVCDKIFLSKALLNIVQQCLISINGIVIYVALYLLFAKKMYVLVFICNFSLVYGNFWYSAWLSIYYFLKLVKHSHRFFLQLKKTLSSSTVLILILTMLGMVFINLPSIWAIDQVFPQNETIIQSGDNYQIKINDLFGVLNLVCGGCFPFMATFVCIGFSVASLLSHVWRRQKNVSLNTSSPQTQGLLRAVRTMSLQLTINGVLYMAVIFVYQTPFASETILDLIQWTIIVSFPSAQAIILILGNPKLCDRLFCQAFQS